The following coding sequences are from one Blastocatellia bacterium window:
- a CDS encoding peptidylprolyl isomerase produces MSKARRRSGSRGGRSARSRPAESTTKSTLRRWYRGPLLWIFVGVLLIGGIVAAYVLTRRPQYALIETSMGTIKCQLFWDKAPETVANFVGLAQGTKEWTDPKTGQKVKRPFYDGLTFHRVIPGFMIQGGCPLGNGTGDPGYKFKDEFDPSLRFDQVGRLAMANSGPNTNGSQFFITVGTPTHLNNRHTIFGQVVEGQDVAEKIANVPRDGNDKPLSPVTINRVSIQ; encoded by the coding sequence ATGAGCAAAGCACGACGCCGATCAGGGAGCCGCGGCGGACGATCCGCGCGCTCACGGCCGGCTGAGAGCACAACCAAAAGCACGCTGCGCCGTTGGTATCGAGGTCCACTTTTGTGGATATTCGTCGGAGTGCTGCTGATCGGCGGCATTGTCGCTGCCTATGTTCTCACTCGTCGTCCTCAATACGCTCTGATCGAAACCAGTATGGGCACGATCAAGTGTCAACTCTTCTGGGATAAAGCGCCGGAGACCGTGGCCAACTTCGTCGGCCTGGCTCAGGGCACCAAGGAGTGGACAGACCCAAAAACTGGCCAGAAGGTTAAACGACCCTTTTATGATGGGCTCACATTTCACCGCGTCATTCCAGGATTCATGATCCAAGGCGGCTGTCCACTGGGCAATGGCACGGGTGATCCGGGTTATAAGTTCAAGGATGAGTTCGATCCCTCATTGCGCTTCGATCAGGTTGGCCGACTCGCTATGGCCAATTCTGGGCCGAATACCAACGGCAGTCAATTTTTTATCACCGTTGGAACGCCGACGCATCTGAACAATCGTCACACAATTTTCGGTCAGGTCGTTGAAGGGCAGGACGTCGCTGAAAAAATCGCCAATGTCCCCCGCGATGGCAATGATAAGCCGCTCTCGCCGGTGACGATCAACCGCGTGAGCATTCAATAA
- a CDS encoding peptidylprolyl isomerase → MLSLLIGCGSEVSKQQTATSTASHESSNKADSATPGTATPAASAEQPAKQPATPSTTSDQITEQYAVIKTNLGTIKLRLFPDKAPKTVANFVGLAEGTKEWRDPQTNQLVKRPYYDGLIFHRVIPGFMIQGGCPLGTGTGDPGYQFEDEFSPDLKFTKPGLLAMANRGPNTNGSQFFITVAPTPHLNNRHTIFGEVVEGMDVVNKIANVTRDSRDRPVTPVTMQKVTIERVSAKPAGKPPVADKTKPTGGGRP, encoded by the coding sequence ATGCTCAGCCTCCTTATCGGCTGCGGCAGCGAGGTCTCCAAACAACAAACGGCGACGTCCACTGCGAGCCATGAGTCATCTAATAAAGCCGACAGCGCAACGCCCGGCACAGCCACGCCAGCCGCCAGCGCCGAGCAACCTGCCAAACAACCGGCCACGCCATCTACAACGAGCGACCAAATAACCGAGCAATACGCGGTGATTAAAACTAACCTCGGCACCATCAAGCTCCGCCTGTTTCCAGACAAAGCGCCTAAGACAGTGGCCAACTTCGTTGGCTTGGCCGAAGGCACGAAAGAATGGAGAGACCCGCAAACCAACCAACTCGTCAAACGACCATACTATGACGGATTGATCTTTCATCGGGTTATACCAGGATTCATGATTCAAGGCGGCTGCCCGTTGGGCACGGGCACGGGCGATCCGGGCTATCAGTTCGAGGATGAATTTTCTCCCGATTTGAAATTCACCAAGCCGGGCCTGCTGGCGATGGCCAATCGTGGGCCGAACACCAACGGCAGTCAATTCTTCATCACGGTGGCGCCCACCCCCCACTTAAACAATCGCCACACGATTTTCGGCGAGGTCGTCGAAGGTATGGACGTGGTGAACAAGATCGCTAACGTGACACGGGACTCACGCGACCGGCCTGTCACGCCGGTGACGATGCAAAAGGTCACGATTGAACGCGTGTCGGCCAAACCTGCCGGCAAGCCACCAGTCGCGGATAAAACCAAGCCCACAGGAGGTGGCAGGCCATGA
- a CDS encoding sigma-54 dependent transcriptional regulator, translated as MATDPIRILVVDDDAAIREVLQMRLQAWGFDACVAADGLQARLLVESYDPDIIISDVVMPHLSGLELLHCLKAGRPRSVILITAYANVELAVQAMKQGAQDFMTKPLDYAKLKVILDNARNQIEQRRRMRNVISRPTTRARFGEFLGVSRVMREVYDLIEVAAGSDAPVLITGESGTGKALVARTIHDLSRRAQEPFISLNISGIADHLMESEIFGHESGALTGAATARAGCFELADGGTLLLAEITQLPLALQSKLLRVLEERCIRRLGGHCDRVVDVRVIATTSQDPRAAVNIGRLREDLYYSLNVFTITLPPLRGRHEDILLLAQHFISEFNHRYGLSIDTLEDEALQILKDYSWPGNVRELKNAIERAVLLAKTGHIKSVHLPPYIQDRRSHVRGMPGLSTELIAAEARKQVIV; from the coding sequence ATGGCGACCGACCCGATACGTATCTTAGTCGTTGACGATGATGCCGCCATACGCGAAGTCTTGCAGATGCGTTTGCAGGCATGGGGCTTCGATGCGTGTGTCGCTGCCGATGGTTTGCAGGCGCGCCTTCTGGTTGAATCGTATGATCCGGACATCATCATCTCAGATGTAGTCATGCCGCACTTATCAGGGCTGGAACTGCTTCATTGTCTCAAGGCGGGACGACCACGCTCTGTGATTTTAATCACAGCCTACGCCAACGTGGAGCTGGCCGTCCAAGCTATGAAGCAAGGAGCGCAGGATTTCATGACCAAGCCATTGGATTATGCCAAGCTGAAAGTCATCCTGGACAATGCGCGTAACCAGATTGAACAACGTCGGCGGATGCGCAACGTGATTTCACGACCAACCACGCGGGCCAGATTCGGTGAGTTTCTCGGTGTGAGCCGGGTCATGCGAGAGGTGTACGATCTGATCGAAGTGGCGGCAGGCAGCGATGCTCCTGTGTTGATCACCGGCGAGAGCGGCACGGGCAAGGCGCTTGTCGCGCGGACGATCCATGACCTGAGCCGACGCGCGCAGGAACCGTTCATCTCGCTCAACATCTCAGGCATCGCTGACCACCTGATGGAAAGCGAAATCTTTGGTCACGAGTCAGGCGCATTGACCGGCGCAGCAACAGCTCGTGCAGGCTGCTTTGAGCTAGCCGACGGCGGCACGCTGTTACTGGCTGAGATCACGCAACTGCCATTGGCGCTGCAATCGAAACTGCTGCGAGTGTTGGAGGAGAGATGCATTCGCCGACTAGGCGGCCACTGTGACCGAGTCGTTGATGTGCGGGTGATAGCCACGACCTCTCAAGACCCGCGGGCTGCCGTCAACATCGGTCGGTTGCGCGAGGACCTTTACTATAGCCTCAATGTCTTTACGATCACCTTGCCACCGTTGCGTGGCCGTCATGAAGACATTCTCCTACTGGCGCAGCACTTCATTAGTGAGTTCAATCACCGATATGGCCTGAGCATAGACACGCTAGAGGACGAGGCGCTCCAGATTTTGAAGGATTACTCATGGCCGGGCAACGTGCGTGAACTGAAGAACGCCATCGAGCGAGCCGTGCTGTTGGCCAAGACGGGTCATATCAAGAGCGTTCATCTGCCTCCCTACATTCAAGACCGGCGCAGCCATGTTCGTGGCATGCCGGGTTTATCTACTGAGCTAATCGCAGCAGAAGCCAGGAAACAAGTGATCGTGTGA